In Acidobacteriota bacterium, one genomic interval encodes:
- a CDS encoding glycosyltransferase family 39 protein, translated as MTLRLPKDAGERTLLVLLLLATFLLVLEPGRVPLFEPDEGRYGEIPREMLATGDWVTPRLNGVLYFEKPPLYYWSVAASMAVLGPTELAVRLPGKLSAAGMVLLAVAFARRRYGARTGLLAGLVCASSLLVVALARIAIIDPMLSLAMSGAAFAFAAFAEGDAEGDGKRARRALYGFHVACAAAVLLKGLIGVVLPGGAIVFWTILTGRWRTLARVFSPGPLLVFLALAVPWHVAMARRHPDFLQFYFVHEHFDRFAKTEHKRTGPLVYFVPVLLAGFLPWTAFLGRLKETWPGLSRAAWKARATEGFLWMFSGLVFAFFSVSRSKLIPYVLPIWPALAVLLALGIERARVRGASFRGERVATGVLFGALLGAGAAYGFGAGYLQRFGAEAAGACALLALLGGFVLNVSPRLTGSAEAGPLVAAPWLAFIAFLLAVLPGAAHWVTPWPVVSPALAAAGGDAVLVQRGHYLEVLPFYAGRTTPVAALGWSELDFGRSHAGTESLFPSDEAFAALWNGPRKVVVMVHRDHLAAFAKPPLSDTSAGILGRENNAKHFALTNRITESQSK; from the coding sequence ATGACGCTGCGCCTGCCGAAGGACGCGGGAGAGAGGACGCTGCTCGTCCTGCTTCTCCTGGCGACGTTCCTCCTCGTCCTCGAGCCGGGGCGCGTGCCGCTCTTCGAGCCGGACGAGGGCCGCTACGGCGAGATCCCGCGCGAGATGCTCGCGACCGGCGACTGGGTGACGCCTCGCCTGAACGGCGTTCTCTACTTCGAGAAGCCGCCGCTCTACTACTGGTCCGTCGCGGCCTCGATGGCGGTACTCGGCCCGACGGAGCTCGCGGTGCGCCTGCCCGGCAAGCTTTCGGCGGCGGGCATGGTCCTCCTCGCGGTCGCGTTCGCGCGGCGGCGATACGGGGCGCGGACCGGCCTCCTCGCGGGCCTCGTGTGTGCGTCCTCGCTGCTCGTCGTTGCGCTCGCCCGCATCGCGATCATCGACCCGATGCTCTCTCTCGCGATGTCGGGCGCGGCCTTTGCGTTCGCGGCGTTCGCGGAGGGCGACGCGGAGGGCGACGGCAAGCGCGCGCGCCGCGCGCTGTACGGCTTCCACGTCGCGTGCGCCGCAGCGGTGCTCCTGAAAGGGCTCATCGGCGTCGTCCTGCCGGGCGGCGCGATCGTCTTCTGGACGATTCTGACCGGCCGCTGGCGGACGCTCGCGCGGGTCTTCTCGCCGGGGCCGCTGCTCGTCTTTCTCGCGCTCGCCGTTCCGTGGCACGTCGCGATGGCCCGGCGGCACCCGGATTTCCTGCAGTTCTACTTCGTCCACGAGCACTTCGACCGCTTCGCGAAGACGGAGCACAAGCGCACGGGCCCGCTCGTCTATTTCGTGCCGGTTCTCCTGGCTGGGTTCCTGCCGTGGACGGCCTTCCTCGGGCGCCTCAAGGAGACGTGGCCGGGCCTTTCGCGCGCGGCGTGGAAGGCGCGGGCGACCGAGGGCTTCCTCTGGATGTTCTCGGGCCTCGTGTTCGCCTTCTTCTCGGTGTCCCGCTCGAAGCTCATCCCGTACGTCCTCCCGATCTGGCCCGCGCTCGCCGTCCTCCTCGCGCTCGGGATCGAGCGCGCGCGCGTCCGGGGCGCCTCGTTCCGGGGCGAGCGCGTCGCGACGGGCGTTCTCTTCGGAGCGCTCCTCGGCGCGGGCGCGGCCTACGGGTTCGGCGCGGGCTACCTCCAGCGCTTCGGGGCGGAGGCCGCGGGAGCGTGCGCGCTCCTCGCGCTGCTCGGCGGGTTCGTCCTGAACGTCTCGCCCCGGCTGACCGGGAGCGCGGAAGCGGGGCCTCTCGTTGCCGCGCCGTGGCTCGCGTTCATCGCGTTCCTTCTCGCCGTCCTGCCGGGCGCGGCGCACTGGGTGACGCCGTGGCCGGTCGTCTCGCCGGCGCTCGCCGCGGCGGGCGGGGACGCCGTTCTGGTCCAGCGCGGCCACTACCTCGAGGTGCTGCCGTTCTACGCCGGGCGGACGACGCCGGTCGCGGCGCTGGGCTGGAGCGAACTCGACTTCGGACGGTCACACGCGGGAACGGAGTCGCTGTTCCCGTCGGACGAAGCGTTCGCAGCCCTCTGGAACGGACCCCGAAAGGTCGTCGTGATGGTGCACCGGGACCACCTGGCCGCGTTCGCGAAACCGCCTCTTTCGGACACGTCCGCGGGCATCCTGGGCCGCGAGAACAACGCCAAGCACTTTGCCCTCACGAACCGGATTACGGAATCCCAATCCAAGTAA
- a CDS encoding ABC transporter ATP-binding protein — protein MTAPAAVVARGLSKSYRKWGRTRAFGTLKSALLGRGFGAALAPSEVVQALSDVSFTVARGETFGVVGPNGCGKSTLLKLVAGLFKPTAGTLAVTGKVSALIELGAGFHPEISGRENVVINGVMLGLTRKEIERKLPEIVAFSGLEEFIDEPVKTYSSGMYVRLGFAVAVHVDPDVLVVDEVLAVGDEAFAHRCLDTIADFSRRGKTIFFVSHSLALVEELCDRVLYLDHGRTKALGDPRETLARYRMDVADEEGARLAKEHKEEEKIFLEGEEGEGRAASAAHGGEAAPHRGETHTFEEIPPSPSPVPVEKPRRWGSREVEITGCRMLDASGAERYAFRSGESVTFEIAVTPRAPLSDFVFGIGIFTPEDVCVHGTNTELDGFLPSKLDGPAFARVTLHTLDLGTGTYLVDVAVHSRREAPYDYWRGACRFQVDSPDRSAGLWRAARNWSFSGPLSLRKTRDRK, from the coding sequence GTGACCGCGCCCGCCGCCGTCGTCGCGCGGGGGCTCTCGAAGTCGTACCGCAAGTGGGGCCGGACGCGCGCCTTCGGCACGCTCAAGTCCGCGCTGCTCGGCCGTGGATTCGGCGCCGCGCTCGCGCCGTCGGAAGTCGTCCAGGCACTTTCGGACGTGTCGTTCACGGTCGCGCGCGGCGAGACGTTCGGCGTCGTCGGCCCGAACGGCTGCGGCAAGTCCACGCTCCTGAAGCTCGTTGCGGGCCTCTTCAAGCCGACGGCGGGAACGCTCGCGGTGACGGGGAAGGTCTCGGCGCTCATCGAGCTCGGCGCGGGTTTCCACCCGGAGATCTCGGGCCGCGAGAACGTCGTGATCAACGGCGTCATGCTCGGCCTCACCCGCAAGGAGATCGAGAGGAAGCTGCCCGAGATCGTCGCGTTCTCCGGGCTCGAGGAGTTCATCGACGAGCCCGTCAAGACGTATTCCTCGGGCATGTACGTGCGCCTCGGGTTCGCGGTGGCCGTGCACGTGGACCCCGACGTCCTCGTCGTGGACGAAGTGCTCGCCGTGGGCGACGAGGCGTTCGCGCACCGGTGCCTCGACACGATTGCGGACTTCTCGCGCCGCGGCAAGACGATCTTCTTCGTGTCGCACTCGCTCGCGCTCGTCGAGGAGCTCTGCGACCGCGTGCTCTACCTCGACCACGGCAGGACGAAGGCGCTCGGCGACCCGAGGGAGACGCTCGCGCGCTACCGCATGGACGTCGCGGACGAGGAAGGCGCGCGCCTCGCAAAAGAACACAAAGAGGAAGAGAAGATTTTCTTAGAAGGTGAAGAGGGGGAGGGGCGCGCCGCATCGGCGGCGCACGGCGGGGAGGCCGCCCCGCACCGGGGCGAAACACACACTTTCGAAGAAATCCCCCCGTCCCCGTCCCCTGTGCCCGTTGAGAAACCTCGCCGATGGGGATCGCGGGAGGTCGAGATCACGGGCTGTCGAATGCTCGACGCCTCCGGCGCCGAACGCTACGCGTTCCGTTCCGGCGAAAGCGTCACGTTCGAGATCGCCGTGACGCCGCGCGCGCCTCTTTCGGATTTCGTCTTCGGCATCGGGATCTTCACGCCCGAGGATGTCTGCGTGCACGGCACGAACACGGAGCTGGACGGCTTCCTGCCGTCGAAGCTCGACGGCCCTGCCTTCGCCCGCGTGACGCTGCACACGCTCGACCTCGGGACGGGGACGTACCTCGTGGACGTCGCGGTCCACTCGCGGCGGGAGGCGCCGTACGACTACTGGCGGGGCGCGTGCCGTTTCCAGGTCGATTCGCCCGACCGGAGCGCGGGCCTCTGGCGCGCGGCACGCAACTGGTCCTTCTCCGGCCCGCTTTCGCTCCGGAAGACGAGGGACAGGAAATGA